One segment of Cydia fagiglandana chromosome 12, ilCydFagi1.1, whole genome shotgun sequence DNA contains the following:
- the LOC134669651 gene encoding 2-oxoglutarate and iron-dependent oxygenase domain-containing protein 3-like, giving the protein MPEIKRRNLTKDKDNKKGNINEKSDKLKPKKDETPNRKNISLKILSRSVVIFSLLIIVYFSSKDENIKVFAKQSEKMQGRGQVVECSKSYMKEVDIYDGCFPKYCKRFVTDMVVSDVEADKLLAIAKKGLRHGGSTGGASILDLHSGAMSKGQYFVNFYKIPELSNVFDESDFNTYRVVKEKIKHSVAHHFGVSPDLLYLTHPTFFSEITSKQAVTVHDEYWHPHVDKETYKSFHYTTLLYLGDYRKDFEGGRFVFIDEKYNRTVEPRKGRVSMFTSGAENLHYVEKVTSGIRYAITVSFTCDKRYAIEDPSVNKYELKHSD; this is encoded by the exons ATGCCAGAAATCAAAAGACGAAATTTaactaaagataaagataataaaaaaggaaatataaatgaaaaaagcgataaattaaaacctaaaaaaGACGA gACTCCCAACCGGAAGAATATTTCTCTAAAAATATTATCTCGCTCTGTAGTCATATTTTCTCTCCTAATAATAGTTTACTTTTCGTCTAAAGATGAAAATATAAAAGTGTTTGCGAAACAGTCGGAAAAGATGCAAGGAAGGGGTCAGGTAGTGGAATGTTCTAAATCATATATGAAAGAGGTAGACATATATGATGGCTGTTTCCCAAAGTACTGTAAAAGATTTGTGACTGACATGGTAGTATCAGACGTCGAAGCTGATAAGCTGCTAGCTATAGCTAAGAAAGGGCTGAGACATGGTGGTTCGACCGGAGGTGCATCAATATTGGATCTGCACAGTGGAGCAATGTCAAAAGGACAgtattttgttaatttttacAAAATACCAGAACTAAGCAATGTCTTTGATGAAAGTGATTTTAATACTTACAGG GTAGTGAAAGAAAAAATCAAGCATAGTGTTGCACATCATTTTGGAGTGTCTCCAGATTTGTTGTATTTAACACATCCTACATTCTTCTCGGAAATTACTTCAAAACAAGCAGTCACAGTACATGATGAATACTGGCATCCTCATGTTGATAAA gaaaCTTACAAGTCATTCCACTACACTACTTTGCTGTATTTAGGAGATTATAGAAAAGACTTTGAAGGAGGGAGATTTGTATTTATTGATGAGAAATACAATAGAACTGTGGAACCCAGGAAAGGCAGAGTGAGCATGTTCACCAGTGGTGCTGAAAATCTGCATTATGTAGAAAAAGTTACATCTGGCATAAGATATGCTATAACAGTTTCTTTCACTTGTGACAAGAGATATGCTATAGAGGATCCTAGTGTAAATAAGTATGAACTTAAACATTCCGATTAA